A region of Necator americanus strain Aroian chromosome I, whole genome shotgun sequence DNA encodes the following proteins:
- a CDS encoding hypothetical protein (NECATOR_CHRI.G2737.T1), whose product MNGQNSLGDWCGCAKKTHRADTDVLGERCQLAVSFFREYFQAAKHAQTTSCTDLFDRWERPGRAQPKGKTTNLPPEGGRRFAAGLASKLQRILLDSGTTSGQ is encoded by the exons ATGAACGGACAGAATAGCCTTGGCGACTGGTGTGGTTGTGCAAAGAAGACACATCGAGCAGACACAGATGTGCTCGGCGAGCGATGCCAATTAGCCGTCTCGTTTTTCCGTGAATATTTCCAAGCCGCAAAACATGCACAGACGACCTCATGCACCGACCTCTTCGACCGATGGGAACGGCCTGGACGAGCGCAGCCGAAAGG aaaaacgaCTAATCTCCCTCCAGAAGGAGGCCGCCGATTTGCTGCTGGGCTTGCATCGAAACTGCAGCGTATTCTGCTCGACTCGGGTACGACTTCTGGACAATAA